A single window of Rhizophagus irregularis chromosome 32, complete sequence DNA harbors:
- a CDS encoding uncharacterized protein (MEROPS:MER0029056) encodes MNMGGGVDYNNSTTETHEKTEASISSEVKETVDIHSGSEKEETKETPIENTNTITEPQNVSTTAETAPVSSPSNETSDTTEGKTTANAAQEAQITSQQNWEYEQSIKKEVEKTPLVCLTEDIQKLYQEYEQGSEVYRQKIMKLAERHSKIRRCRGDGNCFYRAFGFAWFERLMDSKDNNLRQSALKSLADTIPLFKEAGYQELVYQDIYEEHIEKQMKIVANGEYDEDMLLTIFQTDEISNCIVFYLRLITAAYLKLHREEYEPFLGFEFGMDQFCSSSVEAMDQEADHIHVMALTKALKVPVEIAYMSGSDAMEQVNFHEFYPDDEGSKGTVTLKPLVLLYRPGHYDILYRRE; translated from the exons ATGAACATGGGAGGAGGAGTAGATTATAATAACTCAACTACTGAAACTCATGAAAAAACAGAAGCTTCAATTTCTTCCGAAGTGAAGGAAACTGTTGATATACATAGTGGTTCAGAGAAGGAAGAGACAAAGGAAACCCCTATCGAAAATACTAATACTATTACAGAACCACAAAATGTAAGTACAACTGCCGAAACTGCCCCCGTAAGCAGTCCGTCCAATGAAACTTCAGATACTACCGAAGGGAAGACAACCGCAAATGCTGCACAGGAAGCTCAAATTACTTCCCAACAGAATTGGGAATATGAGcaatctattaaaaaagaagttGAAAAAACACCGCTTGTTTGCTTGACAGAGGACATTCAAAAGTTATACCAAGAATATGAACAGGGCAGCGAAGTATATCGGCAAAAAATTATG AAATTGGCAGAGAGACATAGTAAGATAAGACGTTGTCGTGGGGATGGTAACTGCTTTTATAGGG CTTTTGGATTTGCATGGTTCGAACGACTTATGGATTCTAAAGACAATAATTTACGTCAATCCGCGCTAAAATCTTTGGCTGATACGATTCCGCTTTTTAAGGAAGCTGGGTACCAAGAATTGGTTTATCAAGATATTTATGAGGAACATATTGAAAAGCAGATGAAAATTGTTGCGAACGGAGAATACGACGAAGATAtgttattaacaatttttcaaACCGATGAAATTTCTAACTGTATTGTCTTTTATCTTCGTTTAATTACTGCggcatatttaaaattacatcGTGAAGAATATGAACCTTTTTTAGGATTTGAATTTGGAATGGATCAATTTTGTAGTAGTTCTGTAGAGGCCATGGATCAAGAAGCTGATCATATTCATGTTATGGCATTGACTAAAGCTTTAAAAGTTCCTGTTGAAATTGCGTATATGAGTGGATCCGATGCGATGGAACAAGTTAATTTTCATGAGTTTTATCCTGATGATGAAGGGTCGAAAGGAACTGTTACTTTAAAACCTTTGGTGTTATTATATCGACCTGGACATTACGATATTCTTTATCGAAGAGAATAG